One genomic segment of Rhizobium gallicum bv. gallicum R602sp includes these proteins:
- a CDS encoding VOC family protein: MIRISHLDHLVLTVADIEATCEFYRQVLGMSVETFAQGRKALKFGNQKINLHQAGREFDPKANQPVPGSADLCFIAETALAEVIAHLEDADVAIEEGPVERAGANGTICSIYFRDPDGNLIEVSNPI; this comes from the coding sequence TTGATCCGCATCAGCCATCTCGATCACCTTGTCCTGACCGTCGCCGATATCGAGGCGACGTGCGAGTTCTACCGCCAAGTCCTCGGCATGTCGGTGGAAACATTCGCCCAAGGCCGCAAGGCGCTGAAATTCGGCAATCAGAAGATCAACCTTCACCAGGCCGGGCGCGAATTCGATCCCAAAGCCAACCAACCGGTACCTGGTTCGGCCGATCTCTGCTTTATCGCCGAAACAGCACTCGCCGAGGTCATCGCGCATCTGGAAGACGCAGATGTTGCAATCGAGGAAGGGCCCGTCGAACGCGCCGGCGCCAACGGCACTATCTGCTCCATCTATTTCCGCGATCCGGACGGCAATCTCATCGAGGTCTCCAATCCCATCTGA
- a CDS encoding urocanate hydratase, whose product MPKPNPRHPKFPIPGGPELRAKGWRQEALLRLLENVLAVGEDPDNLVVYAALGKAARNWAAHKGIVKALTEMEEDQTLLIQSGKPIGLVKTHAKAPLVIMANCNIVGQWAKAEVFYELQRKGLICWGGLTAGAWQYIGSQGVIQGTYEIFMRIAERRFGGDLFGRFVLTAGLGGMGGAQPLAGRMAGAAILCIDIDQERAKKRQQIGYLQEIAPDLDAALQMIDTAVKERRALSVGLVGNAAEVYPEIVRRGIVPDIVTDQTSAHDLVYGYVPKGMSLAQVKALRDDGQGQLMAASRASIVQHVTAMLEFQKKGSEVFDNGNLIRTQAKEGGVANAFDIPIFTEAYLRPLFARAIGPFRWMALSGEASDIARIDDLLLEMFPDNKIITNWIRLAREHVPFEGLPARIAWLGHGERTALARRVNELVASGELNGPVAFSRDHLDAGAMAHPNIMTERMKDGSDAIADWPLIDAMMLCSSMADLVVVHSGGGGYAGYMTSCGVTVVADGTEAGDERLDHALTNDTALGVMRYADAGYEEALDEVQNKDVPYIRLS is encoded by the coding sequence ATGCCGAAGCCCAATCCACGTCATCCGAAATTCCCGATTCCTGGCGGGCCGGAATTGCGGGCCAAGGGGTGGCGGCAAGAGGCGCTGCTGCGCCTCCTCGAAAACGTGCTTGCCGTCGGCGAAGACCCGGACAACCTCGTGGTTTATGCTGCGCTCGGCAAGGCGGCGCGCAACTGGGCGGCGCACAAGGGCATCGTCAAGGCGCTGACCGAGATGGAAGAGGACCAGACGCTGCTGATCCAGTCCGGCAAGCCGATCGGCCTGGTAAAGACACACGCCAAGGCGCCGCTCGTCATCATGGCGAACTGCAATATCGTCGGACAGTGGGCGAAGGCCGAGGTCTTCTACGAATTGCAGCGCAAGGGGCTGATCTGCTGGGGCGGGCTCACGGCAGGCGCCTGGCAGTATATCGGCAGCCAGGGCGTCATCCAGGGAACGTACGAAATCTTCATGCGCATTGCCGAGCGGCGTTTCGGCGGCGACCTCTTCGGCCGCTTCGTGCTCACCGCCGGTCTCGGCGGCATGGGAGGGGCTCAACCGCTGGCTGGCCGCATGGCGGGAGCTGCAATCCTCTGCATCGATATCGATCAGGAGCGAGCAAAGAAGCGCCAGCAAATCGGCTATCTGCAGGAGATTGCACCTGATCTCGATGCCGCGCTGCAAATGATCGACACGGCCGTGAAGGAAAGGCGCGCACTCTCCGTCGGCCTCGTCGGCAATGCGGCCGAGGTTTACCCAGAGATCGTCCGGCGCGGCATCGTGCCCGATATCGTGACGGATCAGACCTCGGCACACGATCTCGTCTACGGCTATGTTCCGAAGGGCATGAGCCTTGCCCAGGTCAAGGCACTTCGCGACGACGGCCAGGGCCAGTTGATGGCGGCAAGCCGCGCCTCGATCGTCCAGCATGTGACGGCGATGCTGGAGTTCCAGAAGAAGGGCTCCGAAGTCTTCGACAACGGCAACCTGATCCGCACACAAGCGAAAGAAGGCGGCGTTGCCAATGCCTTCGACATTCCGATCTTCACCGAAGCCTATTTGCGCCCGCTCTTCGCCCGCGCTATCGGTCCCTTCCGCTGGATGGCGCTGTCTGGAGAAGCAAGCGACATTGCAAGGATCGACGATCTGCTGCTCGAAATGTTTCCGGATAACAAGATCATCACCAACTGGATCCGGCTTGCCCGCGAGCATGTGCCTTTCGAGGGCCTGCCGGCGCGCATTGCCTGGCTGGGCCACGGCGAGCGCACGGCGCTTGCCCGTCGCGTCAACGAATTGGTCGCAAGCGGAGAGCTGAACGGTCCTGTCGCCTTCTCCCGCGACCATCTCGATGCCGGCGCCATGGCGCATCCAAACATCATGACCGAGCGCATGAAGGATGGCTCCGATGCGATTGCCGACTGGCCGCTGATCGATGCGATGATGCTCTGCTCCTCGATGGCTGACCTCGTCGTCGTCCATTCCGGCGGAGGCGGCTATGCCGGCTACATGACGAGCTGCGGCGTGACTGTCGTTGCCGACGGCACCGAGGCCGGCGACGAGCGGCTCGATCATGCGCTTACCAACGACACGGCGCTCGGCGTCATGCGGTATGCGGATGCCGGATACGAGGAGGCGCTGGACGAAGTGCAAAACAAGGATGTGCCGTATATTCGATTGAGTTAG
- a CDS encoding TfoX/Sxy family protein codes for MARDAGLEELLREELGGLPGLSEKAMFGGLAFLLNGNLLCGAREDGMLVRLGKSNDGWALELPGVVQMISGGRAMQGWVRADARVYGENALRKRLLDAALGYVQTLQVKYQDRT; via the coding sequence ATGGCGCGAGATGCTGGCCTTGAGGAACTGCTGAGGGAAGAGCTCGGCGGCCTGCCCGGCCTCAGCGAAAAGGCGATGTTCGGCGGCTTGGCCTTTCTGCTGAACGGCAACCTTCTTTGCGGTGCGCGAGAAGATGGCATGCTCGTCCGGCTCGGCAAAAGCAATGACGGCTGGGCGCTGGAACTGCCAGGCGTCGTCCAGATGATCTCGGGCGGACGGGCGATGCAGGGCTGGGTTCGCGCGGACGCCCGTGTCTATGGCGAGAATGCGCTGCGCAAGCGTCTGCTCGATGCCGCACTCGGCTATGTGCAAACGCTGCAGGTGAAATACCAAGACAGGACTTGA
- a CDS encoding DUF917 domain-containing protein produces MGRILVEKDVEAAVKGGSVYAAGGGGWADHGRMLGYAAVSIGKPELVSVDELKDDDWIATAAAIGAPASTTPWEMQGIDYVKAVQLLQNELGERLSGLIIGQNGKSSTLNGWLPSAILGTKVVDAVGDIRAHPTGDMGSIGMAGSREQMIQTAVGGNRADNRYIELVVKGATAKISPILRAASDQSGGFIASCRNPVRASYVRKHAALGGISMALALGEAIIAAEKKGGPAVIDAICKTTGGSILAEGVIAKKDVVYTKEAFDIGKIGVGSGARAVTMHVMNEYMAVDDADGARMATFPSVITTLSPHGEPLSVGQLKEGMHVFILHVPMEIIPLSAGVLDPTVYPPVEKAMGIEIARYALAARA; encoded by the coding sequence ATGGGGCGCATACTCGTTGAGAAAGACGTCGAGGCGGCGGTCAAGGGCGGCTCGGTCTATGCAGCGGGCGGCGGCGGCTGGGCCGATCACGGCAGGATGCTCGGGTATGCTGCGGTCAGCATCGGCAAGCCGGAGCTCGTTTCCGTCGATGAATTGAAGGACGACGACTGGATCGCGACAGCAGCGGCAATCGGCGCGCCGGCTTCCACGACACCCTGGGAAATGCAAGGCATCGACTATGTGAAGGCCGTGCAGCTATTGCAGAACGAGCTTGGCGAACGGCTTTCCGGGCTTATCATCGGGCAGAACGGTAAATCCTCGACGTTGAACGGCTGGCTGCCCTCGGCAATTCTCGGCACCAAGGTTGTCGATGCTGTCGGTGATATCCGAGCACATCCGACCGGCGACATGGGCTCGATCGGCATGGCGGGCTCACGGGAGCAGATGATCCAGACGGCGGTCGGCGGAAACCGCGCGGACAACCGCTACATCGAGCTTGTGGTGAAGGGTGCGACCGCGAAGATTTCGCCGATCCTCCGCGCTGCCTCCGACCAGTCGGGCGGCTTCATTGCCAGCTGCCGCAATCCGGTGCGGGCATCCTACGTGCGCAAGCATGCAGCACTCGGCGGCATCTCGATGGCGCTTGCCCTCGGCGAAGCCATCATTGCGGCGGAAAAGAAGGGCGGACCGGCCGTCATCGATGCGATCTGCAAGACAACCGGCGGCAGCATCCTCGCAGAAGGCGTAATTGCCAAGAAGGACGTCGTCTACACCAAAGAAGCCTTCGATATCGGCAAGATCGGAGTCGGCTCCGGCGCCAGAGCCGTGACGATGCATGTGATGAACGAGTACATGGCTGTCGACGACGCCGATGGGGCGCGCATGGCAACGTTTCCCTCGGTCATCACGACGCTTTCGCCGCACGGTGAGCCGCTCAGCGTCGGCCAGCTCAAGGAGGGTATGCATGTCTTCATCCTGCATGTGCCGATGGAGATCATACCGCTTTCCGCAGGCGTGCTCGATCCGACCGTTTATCCGCCCGTGGAAAAAGCGATGGGTATCGAGATTGCGCGCTACGCCCTGGCGGCAAGGGCCTGA
- a CDS encoding Zn-dependent hydrolase, whose product MNRNLPVNADRIAEDIAALAKITEPDHPWTRRAFSPLFLEGRAYIEARMKAAGLETRIDAAGNLIGRSAGTNPGLGTIMVGSHSDTVPDGGRFDGIAGVISALEVARALKDQAITLEHDLEIVDFLAEEVSIFGVSCVGSRGMTGQLPEAWLSRKSGDRDLAKGISGVGGDPATLLAQRRPDLKGFLELHIEQGPVLENEKKDIGIVTAIAGITRIEVSVEGRADHAGTTPMDARADALVAASQLVLDIRNAAAELAKTPGHFAATVGEFRIEPNAANVVPSKVVLLIDGRAEIRSDMEAFCEWLDAHVITLAIAHGVMINAPSRVSDNYPTPGDPSVLRTLENACETVGAEHRRMASGAGHDTAWIAKVAPAAMIFVPCREGRSHSADEWAENDDIALGAAVLFEAVREMDRTLVGEAEDGAHTR is encoded by the coding sequence ATGAACCGCAACCTGCCCGTCAACGCCGATCGCATCGCCGAGGATATCGCTGCGCTGGCGAAGATCACCGAACCCGATCATCCATGGACACGCCGGGCTTTCTCGCCGCTCTTTCTTGAAGGCCGCGCCTATATCGAAGCACGTATGAAGGCGGCCGGGCTGGAAACGCGGATCGATGCCGCCGGCAATCTGATCGGACGCAGTGCAGGGACGAACCCAGGTCTTGGCACGATTATGGTCGGCTCGCATTCCGATACGGTGCCGGACGGCGGACGCTTTGATGGTATCGCCGGTGTGATCTCGGCGCTGGAAGTCGCGCGCGCGCTCAAGGACCAGGCGATCACACTGGAGCATGACCTGGAAATCGTCGATTTCCTCGCAGAAGAGGTGAGCATCTTCGGCGTTTCATGCGTCGGCAGCCGCGGCATGACTGGGCAACTTCCCGAAGCCTGGCTTTCGCGTAAGAGCGGCGACCGCGATCTGGCAAAAGGCATCTCCGGTGTCGGCGGCGATCCGGCGACGCTTCTCGCGCAGCGGCGTCCGGACCTCAAAGGCTTCCTCGAGCTGCATATCGAGCAAGGGCCGGTGCTTGAGAACGAGAAGAAGGATATCGGCATCGTGACGGCGATTGCGGGCATCACCCGGATTGAAGTCAGCGTCGAGGGCCGGGCGGACCATGCCGGTACGACGCCGATGGATGCCCGCGCGGATGCGCTGGTGGCGGCCTCGCAACTGGTGCTCGATATCCGCAATGCGGCAGCGGAGCTTGCGAAGACGCCGGGTCATTTCGCTGCGACCGTCGGCGAATTCCGGATCGAGCCGAATGCGGCCAACGTCGTGCCTTCCAAGGTGGTTCTGCTCATCGACGGACGCGCGGAAATTCGCAGCGACATGGAAGCCTTCTGCGAGTGGCTTGATGCGCATGTCATCACGCTTGCGATCGCCCACGGCGTCATGATCAATGCACCCAGTCGCGTATCCGACAACTATCCGACGCCCGGTGATCCCAGCGTGCTGAGGACGCTGGAAAATGCCTGTGAAACCGTCGGTGCCGAACATCGACGCATGGCGTCCGGTGCAGGGCACGATACCGCATGGATCGCCAAGGTCGCGCCGGCCGCGATGATCTTCGTGCCATGCAGGGAAGGACGCAGCCACTCGGCCGACGAATGGGCAGAAAATGACGACATCGCACTCGGCGCTGCCGTGCTTTTCGAGGCTGTGCGCGAGATGGACAGGACGCTGGTAGGGGAGGCTGAGGATGGGGCGCATACTCGTTGA
- a CDS encoding dihydroorotase yields the protein MADFDLVLQGTVVLPERILQEGYVAARNGKIAEVGIGVPPAARERHLLGKALVLPGAIDAQVHSLSQKDQEDFIWSTRSAAAGGVTTIVDMPYDEGNLVCSADAVKKKIDHASPQARVDFALYGTVNPQEGAARIREMADAGVAAFKFSTFGTDPKRFPRIPPALLDECFAAITPTGLTAGVHNEDDEAVRTYMEKVKASGVTDWRAHGLSRPPITELLAMHTIFETGAHTGCPAHVVHCSLGRGYDIARAYRRDGFEATVECCIHYLTLDEENDVRRLGGKAKINPPIRPRAEVETLWRKVAEGNVWLVSTDHVSWSENRKTNPDMLANASGVPGLEVMVPLFVKGALERGIPLTWAAKLMAENPAKHFRLDHIKGALTPGKDADIVVLEPRETVYDAAANGNNVVGWSPYNGIRLPWTISAAYLRGSQITDGMKVLAEPGTGKFVRPWPRQIISGGAA from the coding sequence ATGGCTGATTTCGACCTCGTTCTGCAGGGTACCGTCGTGCTGCCGGAGCGCATCCTCCAAGAGGGTTATGTTGCAGCCCGCAATGGCAAGATCGCCGAGGTCGGCATCGGCGTGCCGCCTGCGGCCAGGGAGCGGCATCTGCTCGGCAAGGCGCTGGTCCTGCCGGGTGCGATCGATGCGCAAGTGCATTCGCTCTCCCAGAAGGATCAGGAGGACTTCATCTGGTCGACGCGTTCGGCGGCGGCTGGCGGCGTAACGACGATCGTCGACATGCCCTATGACGAAGGCAATCTCGTCTGCTCGGCCGACGCGGTGAAGAAGAAGATCGATCACGCGAGCCCTCAGGCGCGCGTCGATTTCGCGCTCTACGGCACGGTCAATCCGCAAGAAGGTGCGGCCCGAATCCGCGAAATGGCGGATGCCGGCGTCGCCGCCTTCAAATTCTCGACCTTCGGGACCGATCCCAAGCGTTTCCCGCGCATCCCGCCCGCCCTTCTCGACGAATGCTTTGCGGCGATCACGCCGACCGGGCTGACGGCCGGTGTGCACAACGAAGACGACGAGGCAGTGCGCACCTACATGGAGAAGGTCAAGGCAAGCGGCGTGACGGACTGGCGTGCGCACGGTCTCTCGCGTCCGCCGATCACAGAGCTGCTCGCCATGCACACGATCTTCGAGACCGGGGCCCATACGGGCTGCCCGGCGCATGTTGTTCATTGCTCGCTCGGCCGCGGCTACGACATCGCGCGCGCCTATCGCCGCGACGGGTTCGAGGCGACGGTCGAATGCTGCATTCACTACCTGACGCTTGACGAGGAAAACGATGTGCGGCGCCTCGGCGGCAAAGCAAAGATCAATCCGCCCATCCGGCCGCGGGCCGAGGTGGAAACGCTGTGGCGGAAAGTGGCGGAAGGCAACGTCTGGCTGGTTTCGACCGATCATGTAAGCTGGTCGGAAAACCGCAAGACCAATCCGGATATGCTGGCAAATGCCTCCGGGGTGCCCGGGCTCGAGGTCATGGTGCCGTTGTTCGTCAAGGGAGCGCTCGAACGAGGCATCCCGCTCACATGGGCTGCGAAGCTGATGGCGGAAAATCCGGCGAAACATTTCCGCCTCGACCACATCAAGGGCGCGCTGACGCCCGGCAAGGATGCCGACATCGTCGTGCTAGAACCGCGCGAAACCGTCTATGATGCTGCCGCGAACGGCAACAATGTCGTCGGCTGGAGCCCCTATAACGGCATCCGTCTGCCATGGACGATTTCGGCGGCATATCTGCGCGGCAGCCAGATAACCGATGGCATGAAGGTGCTTGCAGAGCCCGGCACGGGAAAATTCGTCCGCCCTTGGCCGCGTCAGATCATTTCCGGAGGAGCTGCATGA
- a CDS encoding aromatic amino acid lyase, which produces MKHERPGIELSGQPFGFAEMVRIGSGRVALSASATGMARVEIARSVVEEAIQAGIPVYGSTTGVGAMKDVEWSAEELDTFNLGLVRAHHFGTGTPFSSAVVRNAMAIRVNTALTGQVGCTPELIETYLRLLRADLIPLVRRTGSIGCADIGLMGQIGAVLTGVGEAVYRGKRMQAADAFRAAGLEPVTMAPRDSLASLSINAVSFAAAAEATRNAAASIRVLLATGMMAAGALGASRDPWRAVRHVGTPREALIGSWLCNASDAWEWPVATHVQDPLSLRMIAQVFGAVIENLLSTGHKILAATGRSDDNPVVVEGRVMTSGGSLPLDVTILLESAALCMAHAARNAFNRCVLLGNGQRRDLPVNLVPPGRIATGFGPIIKLAGEIFSRVLSMSNPVSAQSLVVAAGLEDEAAFLPLVIERFERQMQALKRLAALEALLAAQAADILGDRPEGVAGMIYDVVRKHADFYTVDRPLSAEVEAIEEELGSDEFASKLIEQVPIAAFDDFFALGSLERIERRLTQDALVI; this is translated from the coding sequence ATGAAGCATGAACGCCCCGGCATCGAACTTTCCGGCCAACCATTCGGCTTTGCCGAGATGGTGAGGATAGGCTCCGGCAGGGTGGCGCTTTCTGCTTCGGCGACAGGCATGGCACGCGTGGAGATCGCACGTTCCGTCGTCGAAGAAGCGATCCAGGCTGGCATTCCCGTTTACGGCTCCACCACCGGCGTCGGCGCGATGAAGGATGTCGAATGGTCGGCGGAGGAACTCGACACCTTCAACCTCGGCCTCGTGCGGGCCCATCACTTCGGCACCGGCACACCATTTTCCAGTGCTGTCGTGCGAAATGCCATGGCCATCCGCGTCAATACCGCGCTGACGGGCCAGGTCGGGTGTACGCCGGAACTCATAGAAACCTACCTGCGGCTGCTGAGGGCCGACCTCATCCCGCTCGTGCGGCGCACGGGCTCGATCGGTTGCGCCGATATCGGCCTCATGGGACAGATCGGTGCGGTTCTGACCGGCGTCGGCGAGGCCGTCTATCGCGGCAAGCGCATGCAAGCGGCCGATGCCTTCAGGGCAGCGGGGCTGGAACCGGTCACCATGGCGCCCCGCGACAGCCTCGCTTCGCTCAGCATCAATGCTGTGAGCTTTGCAGCCGCCGCCGAGGCAACGCGCAATGCGGCGGCTTCGATCCGCGTTCTGCTCGCAACCGGCATGATGGCGGCCGGCGCGCTTGGCGCTTCCCGCGACCCCTGGCGGGCGGTGCGCCATGTCGGCACCCCGCGGGAAGCGCTGATCGGCTCGTGGCTATGCAATGCCTCGGACGCCTGGGAATGGCCGGTCGCGACCCACGTGCAGGATCCGCTCAGTCTTCGCATGATCGCGCAGGTCTTCGGCGCCGTGATCGAGAACCTGCTATCGACCGGTCACAAGATCCTTGCTGCCACCGGCCGCTCTGACGACAACCCGGTTGTAGTCGAGGGCCGGGTGATGACGTCGGGCGGTTCGCTGCCCCTCGACGTGACGATCCTGCTGGAATCGGCGGCACTGTGCATGGCGCATGCGGCGCGCAACGCCTTCAACCGCTGTGTCCTGCTCGGCAACGGACAGCGGCGCGACCTACCGGTGAACCTCGTGCCGCCAGGCCGAATCGCAACTGGTTTCGGCCCGATCATCAAGCTTGCCGGCGAGATCTTTTCACGCGTGCTTTCCATGTCCAACCCGGTATCCGCCCAGTCGCTGGTGGTTGCGGCGGGGCTTGAGGACGAAGCGGCTTTCCTGCCGCTGGTCATAGAGCGCTTCGAGCGGCAAATGCAGGCGCTGAAGCGTCTTGCTGCCCTCGAGGCTCTGCTGGCAGCACAGGCGGCCGACATTCTCGGCGACCGGCCCGAGGGCGTTGCGGGCATGATCTACGACGTCGTGCGCAAGCACGCCGATTTCTACACCGTAGACCGGCCGCTTTCGGCCGAGGTTGAAGCGATTGAGGAAGAACTCGGATCCGACGAATTCGCTTCGAAGCTGATCGAGCAGGTGCCGATCGCCGCATTCGACGACTTCTTCGCGCTCGGCTCGCTCGAGCGCATCGAACGGAGACTGACGCAGGACGCCCTCGTCATCTGA